A genomic segment from Panthera tigris isolate Pti1 chromosome A1, P.tigris_Pti1_mat1.1, whole genome shotgun sequence encodes:
- the LOC122231168 gene encoding LOW QUALITY PROTEIN: protein FAM71C-like (The sequence of the model RefSeq protein was modified relative to this genomic sequence to represent the inferred CDS: inserted 1 base in 1 codon), whose protein sequence is MDSDLKLLCDGSRSFQMLHMFNKSVGKLQGLLCKGEYALLKHLLIFESDFIQINKRGEVIDVHNSVQMVTVGIAYTSQNLTIPDILLLAQPAVSYAVSARNDQDTQGKGFKSTKSLELTRLLPLKFVKISIYNYKKKKFHLKLVTGRSFYLQLCXPPDAKEDLFACWEDLVYLRRPPVEAYSGTLAQPAGDIISIPVLEGENKKNPAHRPWSSTEKGTKIGSASRAFPWLLMCLQPRLLLTLVGKESSSMVPTHAVC, encoded by the exons ATGGACAGCGACCTGAAGTTGCTGTGTGATGGCTCCCGAAGCTTCCAGATGTTGCACATGTTCAACAAGTCTGTGGGGAAGCTGCAGGGGCTGCTGTGCAAGGGGGAGTACGCCCTGCTGAAGCACCTGCTCATATTTGAGAGTGACTTTATACAG ATCAACAAAAGAGGAGAAGTGATTGATGTGCACAACAGCGTGCAAATGGTGACAGTGGGCATTGCATACACTAGCCAAAACCTAACAATACCTGATATCTTGTTGCTGGCACAGCCAGCTGTGAGCTATGCAGTCAGTGCCAGAAATGACCAAGATACCCAGGGAAAGGGCTTCAAGTCCACAAAGAGCTTGGAGCTGACCAG GCTGCTTCCTTTGAAGTTTGTGAAGATATCCATctacaattacaaaaaaaaaaagttccacttGAAGCTTGTAACTGGACGCTCTTTTTACCTACAATTGT ATCCCCCAGATGCAAAGGAAGATCTGTTTGCATGCTGGGAAGACTTAGTGTACCTGCGGAGACCACCAGTAGAGGCTTACAGTGGGACCCTGGCCCAGCCAGCGGGTGACATCATCTCCATTCCTGTGCTGGAGGGGGAGAACAAGAAGAACCCAGCA CACAGGCCATGGAGCTCCACAGAGAAGGGGACCAAGATCGGCTCAGCATCCAGAGCCTTCCCATGGTTGCTGATGTGTCTGCAGCCACGTCTGTTGCTTACACTGGTGGGGAAGGAGTCGAGCAGCATGGTTCCCACACATGCTGTGTGCTGA